A single region of the Chloroflexota bacterium genome encodes:
- a CDS encoding TetR/AcrR family transcriptional regulator encodes MYDLFYTHCVYLDASYIFRSPMATIYTTHRENQREGILDAAESLFVEKGIDQVTMSEIAKKSRLTRATIYKYFSNKEEIAEEIFKTITKGWRERNEREVWSFQGSGYQRLEKFITSFFDYLFENPSEASFVAELNYLYAKHWSTDMFVGTMLENLEEDKQFVLDSIQAGISDGSLRTDMESALMLAAFFNFISGTISRFGEMGEKVEAEFGKSSQEIFTKIYRIFLDGLKAQA; translated from the coding sequence TTGTATGATCTTTTTTATACACATTGTGTATATTTAGACGCTTCGTATATTTTTAGGAGTCCTATGGCAACGATCTACACCACACATCGAGAAAACCAACGAGAGGGGATTTTGGATGCTGCCGAGTCCCTTTTTGTTGAAAAGGGCATTGACCAGGTCACGATGAGCGAAATTGCTAAAAAATCCCGCCTAACCCGTGCAACGATCTATAAGTATTTTTCCAATAAGGAAGAAATTGCTGAAGAGATTTTCAAGACCATCACCAAAGGCTGGCGAGAACGCAACGAACGTGAAGTCTGGTCTTTTCAGGGAAGCGGTTATCAGCGGTTGGAAAAATTTATTACGTCATTTTTTGATTATTTATTTGAAAACCCGAGCGAAGCCAGTTTTGTTGCCGAACTCAACTACCTATATGCAAAACACTGGTCAACAGATATGTTTGTGGGCACGATGCTTGAAAATCTGGAAGAAGACAAGCAATTTGTTTTGGACAGTATTCAAGCAGGCATCAGCGATGGCTCGCTGCGCACAGATATGGAATCGGCACTGATGCTGGCGGCATTTTTCAATTTCATCTCAGGAACGATCAGTCGCTTTGGTGAAATGGGGGAAAAGGTGGAAGCAGAGTTTGGGAAAAGTTCTCAGGAAATTTTTACGAAAATTTACCGTATCTTTTTGGATGGGCTGAAAGCCCAGGCATAG